The DNA region TCATGTGACATAACTTgacaagataatatgtattttttttagcaTTGGACAAGTAGTGTAGAGTAGTAGATAGTACCGTACACAAGGAGACGTTTAGGTAACTACCGAATACTAACCATGCATTGGTAATAGCATGGGATAACACACATTAATTTTGCATTCAACAGTGAGTGTCGTTCGTATAAGGAGAATACATCACAAAAGATTCtcttaaagaaaataaacaaaaatacaaaCGCCTACATTCGTCTCCATCAAGAAAGCCAATGGTTCAATTTCCTGATCGTTGAGAATCCATGCAAAGCTCAATTTAGCATGACAGCTTCCATAATGCTGAGTAAGATTCTACTGTTGATCTGAAATACTCATGCCTTGGAGGAGCTCCCAATACAAGGATATAGAAAAATATTCAAGCAGAGAACCCAACATGGAAGATGGATCCATAGTAGGTACATATAGGTGGCACTATTCCATGACCATAAGATTTGTGCCCATTCCCAAAAGTCACCAATATCTATATTTCCAGAAGCACCAAAAAGAGTTTTTGCTATTAACAAAGCAGCCGGTGGGAAAGCAACCACAAGCAAAGCTAAATTAGATGTCAACATCAGTGCCTTCGCAAAAACACCTTGAGTCTGTTTTCTGGCAGGTTTTACTAATAAACACATTGGAACAATTAGCATGGCCCCAATCTGTGCAGTTGAGAAATTGATGACTGACATTAAGCTCAGACCTATTGCAGCAGCAACAATCATGACAGATTTCAGTAGTTCCCACCCACAATCAATAGAGGAACTCCACAAAATCAAGTACGTGATTAACAGAAAACAGATAGCTACTGCAGCCCAAGCTGATGCGAACGATGATGGGGTTCCTAAGGGGAGTTGCAAGAGCACATATGGAAGCAATGATGTAATCATGGCCCAGAGATGAATCAAAAACACCACCTTGGCAGCTTGAAGCCATTTCCACGATCCATCTTTATTGCTGGAACCATTATTACTAGAAAAGAGAGCAGCAGCAACTATTGGTAGAGGAGCTATTAGGATTCCAAAGGGAATCATGTAAATTCCAACTGAAACATACTTATGAGGAGCTGTTAAAAAGTAGAGGAAAAATGACTGATGGAACTTCTCGAGAAGGTTATTTACTGAGCGGATAACTCCTTCAATTAACCTGGAAAATCAGGAggagaaaaaaaaagattttcaCTAACTGAACCAAGAAAACATTACATTGTTGGTCTCCATTGAGTACAAAATCATAATAGTTGTGCAATGTCCCATAACATCCTGTTCTATTTTATATAGAAATTAAACTTTGATGTTTTCCTTCTAATGCTTACTATAGTTTGGTTCTTCACCAACGAACGGGACATGTAAAGAAGTGTAATATTCCCTTTTAGTCATCTGTCTTCAGGAAGGAGGCATCTAAACAACTAGCTAAATGTCAAAGATCACCTGAGACACCTCTGAACCAATTCCATCGCACAATAATTCCataaatttactaagaaacataggTGAGTACCATGTAAGCAGAAAGCAAATGGTTGCTATTAGAAATGATGGAATTACACTTCAACAGAGAAACTATAGCCAACTTGAGATAAAACCATAAAGGATCTCAGATTTATGTCcactttttcaaaagaaaagccaAAAAAAGTTTTGACAATGTGCTAGAttgtaatttttcaaaaaaataagtgcaatcaaaataattaagtaaataattatgtgtaaaatattttttatatttggaGAAGTCAAAAAGGCAACCACAGagatacttttttttttgtttttctttcaattttcagATTTTTGTTTTTCCTCAAAAAAGGAAACTTGGATAAATCACAAAACAAAAGCAGAAATTTGCCCAGAAAATGGAACTAACCTTCCAGTTTTAAGAAGAAATGCAGATCGAACATTCTCATTATTCAGAGAAGACCTGGGTGAGAACTCAAGTGTGACTGCATCTACTTGGTAATTACGGAATGCTCCATGAGAGCCAGTAGGAACACCAAGTGCCTGCGGCAATGAAAACAACCTAATGAACTTGATAAACAAATCAGAATACCAGGCAACTAAACATCTATTATGCTACCTGATAGTaaattgagcttgcaagtgtaGCTGTTCCTTCAACATAATCAGCAGATGTGATATCAAATTTCCATTTTGGATTCAAACGTTTAGCCAATGTAGTAATATGCTGCAACATCTCACCAAGTAATTTAACCCATGAAGctttaagaaaat from Zingiber officinale cultivar Zhangliang chromosome 4B, Zo_v1.1, whole genome shotgun sequence includes:
- the LOC121975041 gene encoding glycosylphosphatidylinositol anchor attachment 1 protein-like isoform X1, with the protein product MAVKEEGDTSQQGKKSRSRLILRLGALLVAHSGLVSVVCCAAGIIAFILLPVLANNTYISENALMPGSADPAFSSQEVLDANRLTMDILNRGAAKASGIEIAKLLREYIVAVGAESYYHKFVPRANKFHPLHFFSSTTDNLDLPANPSCGSFILNAVGIIRAPRGDGKETIVLVTPYNSQNTTYSDAVSLGIGFSIFSLLSHVTWLAKDIVWLAADSRYGEYTTVDSWLKDYHGPAFPGETSRIVDDACFEENNSDSLDHIKVEGHNSYVYKRAGTMAAALVLKVVDKKEEERDSLSIYAEASNGQMPNLDLINIAHYLAVHRQGLRVKIGSIIYFLKASWVKLLGEMLQHITTLAKRLNPKWKFDITSADYVEGTATLASSIYYQALGVPTGSHGAFRNYQVDAVTLEFSPRSSLNNENVRSAFLLKTGRLIEGVIRSVNNLLEKFHQSFFLYFLTAPHKYVSVGIYMIPFGILIAPLPIVAAALFSSNNGSSNKDGSWKWLQAAKVVFLIHLWAMITSLLPYVLLQLPLGTPSSFASAWAAVAICFLLITYLILWSSSIDCGWELLKSVMIVAAAIGLSLMSVINFSTAQIGAMLIVPMCLLVKPARKQTQGVFAKALMLTSNLALLVVAFPPAALLIAKTLFGASGNIDIGDFWEWAQILWSWNSATYMYLLWIHLPCWVLCLNIFLYPCIGSSSKA
- the LOC121975041 gene encoding glycosylphosphatidylinositol anchor attachment 1 protein-like isoform X2; this encodes MAVKEEGDTSQQGKKSRSRLILRLGALLVAHSGLVSVVCCAAGIIAFILLPVLANNTYISENALMPGSADPAFSSQEVLDANRLTMDILNRGAAKASGIEIAKLLREYIVAVGAESYYHKFVPRANKFHPLHFFSSTTDNLDLPANPSCGSFILNAVGIIRAPRGDGKETIVLVTPYNSQNTTYSDAVSLGIGFSIFSLLSHVTWLAKDIVWLAADSRYGEYTTVDSWLKDYHGPAFPGETSRIVDDACFEENNSDSLDHIKVEGHNSYVYKRAGTMAAALVLKVVDKKEEERDSLSIYAEASNGQMPNLDLINIAHYLAVHRQGLRVKIGSIIYFLKASWVKLLGEMLQHITTLAKRLNPKWKFDITSADYVEGTATLASSIYYQALGVPTGSHGAFRNYQVDAVTLEFSPRSSLNNENVRSAFLLKTGRLIEGVIRSVNNLLEKFHQSFFLYFLTAPHNNNGSSNKDGSWKWLQAAKVVFLIHLWAMITSLLPYVLLQLPLGTPSSFASAWAAVAICFLLITYLILWSSSIDCGWELLKSVMIVAAAIGLSLMSVINFSTAQIGAMLIVPMCLLVKPARKQTQGVFAKALMLTSNLALLVVAFPPAALLIAKTLFGASGNIDIGDFWEWAQILWSWNSATYMYLLWIHLPCWVLCLNIFLYPCIGSSSKA